The window TTTATTGATGGCCAGACAATGACAGTGATTCCTAATCTGGAAACCCAAATCCAACTCTTATACAAGGGGAGCAGGAATTAGATGTGAGTAGTATTTCTGGTGCAAGAAGTCACAATTAGAGATGTCTTTTAGGGATCTCAGATTCTGCAATGAACTCCTGACAGGGCAGAGCACATTGTGAAGAGTCTGTGCCCTTTGACAAtgggcaataataataataataaaggattggacttACATAATCAAGCAAAGCCTGAGTTCAGGAACAAGACCCTCATGTTACgccagaagaaaagaggaggccCAAGGACTGGAAGGGAGAAGTGTGCACCCCAGTAGGAACCCCAGGGGGTGCCTGTGAGAGCTGAGGAAGCCAAGGCTAAGGCCAGGCACTGCCCATCAGATCTCAGCATCTGATTATTGGAGTCTCTTAATAGAAGGCCTTTTTAAGGTCTATATTTTCACCTTGACCTGGGCTTCTTAGCAGGACAGAAAGATGTGGGCAGTGCTTCCCAGAAACCAGAGAACTCATCCTGTTAGAGAGCACTTCTGGATGCTCCTGCCTCCTCCTTCCCTGTCTGGCTCATGAGGAAGGTTTTAAGGAGTAGAGGATATGAGCACAGACTCCTTGGGCATCcttcagagaagaaaactgagactcagaaaggagAACTAATGTGACCATAGTGCACAGACACTGCTGAGTTGTAAGAAGTCTATCTGATATCTCCAATAGATATCAAAGCATCATTAAGCAAGATTTCTGCCTCTCTCATACCCCCATAATTCAGTCACTTCCACTAAGGCTTTAGTGGGCTGGAACATAGAGAGCTACAAAGTCAAGTTTTGGGAGTCTTAGCCTTAAAATCACAGGATggagaactgaaagggacctcgtCAGTCAGCCAATCCAACATCCTTGTaggacaaatgaggaaaatgaggcccaaTGAGAGATGCCCCAATGACTCCCAACTACATTTTCCACTCTGATATTTCCCAGCTCTGTCATGATCCCTTCCAGAAGTCCTGTGATTGAGGATCCTCTACCCTTCGAATCTCATTTCCATATCTGTATAATGGACATAATAATACTAATTTTGAGAAAAACGTTATCATCATATTACTAGGTTGTGATCAAAAGGGTCCCttatcaatttttatagaaaaggaaattgttcCAGCTAACTCATGGTGCCAAGGTTGATCAAGTATATCATAACTATGCAGAATCCATGCTGCATCTTGGGTAGTCCTGTTAAGGGTCAGAGAGATGAAAACAAAAGGTTCCTATCTCCTTGCCCATCGTCCACACTCTAAAAATGAATTTGGCCTCTGAGAGACTAGAATTTATTGATATAAGAAAGTATTgatcttttaaataaatgtattgaTTTTATGTTGCTATCATCTCTGTTTATGTTattctttatcaattttattttacaaattttttttctaatacaattagacaaaacaaaacaaaatattggcTGTGTATCACATCATCTCATTCCACATCTATAGTCTATCACCAGTGGCTGTCCCAAACCTCGTGGCTCTCCCACCTCCTAGTCAAGTTGAgcatctctcctcctcctttactgagaaaatagaggGTGTATTATACAATTGATTGTACAACATGGGAGCACCCAGCATGGCGTgacctcatcagagaaggtgctgtgttctagGAGCAAGGcggaattgaattagcccagaagaaataaaagatgtgTAAAGTTAGAGAAGTCACCCACATATTTACAGGGACTGTTTGTCTCCAACCTGTGTCAGAGTATTCCGAGAACTTGTTGGTTTGATTGGCTAAAGTCAGATACACTGTAATTAGACTCTTAACATAGTAAGAGTCatcttggtcctctttgagagtgAAAGACAACAACCAAGTTAACCAGAGTGTTTACCCaaattccctcttctccccttttctgtAGTACTTTAACAGcacctcctcctctcttctcactctttATTTCTGCCTAGGAAGATGGGAGCTTTCCCCTCACCAATACCCATCTCCCCACAGGTGCCCCTGAGCCTGCTTCTCTAGACTTCTCCAGCAGATCATCACCACAATTAGCCCCTTTCACTCTCTAATTATCAGTCTCTCCTTATCTactcatttcttctctatttcctatAAACATTCTTGTCTCCATTCTTAAATAAGTCTCCATAGCTCTTCCCATCTCTCCAAAATattgatctttcctttctttgtccaTCAAACTCCtagaggaaaattaaaaaaaaaactcttacacatttttttctccatctcctcttatttttttttaactcttggaACCTGACTTCTGTCCTTAAAATGCAGCTGACTGTTCGCTCAAGTTATCTCACAATGAGAGTCTTCATTAccaattatttttcccttcattctaaTACTCCCCCCACACTGATGATCACTCTCTCCTCAGGAATATTTTCTTGCCTCTTGATTTTCATGATACTGCTCTCTCTGTCCAACCACTATGACCATGACTTCTCAGTGTCCTTTATTGAATGAATGTCTATTATATCCCCTGGCTGGGCTGGCTGTGAGTGGATATATTCCAAGATAcaattttttctcccctctcctttttcttctctgtctttgtctctctctgtctgtctgtctctgtgtatgtgtgtctgtctgtctgtctctctctctttgtctctctctgactctctctttgtctctctctctctctctctctctctctctccatgaaGTCAGCTCTATGGTACCATCCCAATCTGCTCCAAAGAGGAAGGTTCTACTGCTTTGGAATTTCCTGCTTCCCTGAGACTAATTGGACACATTAGAGACTGGGGAGACCAATTAAAAAGGCAAGATCTACAAGCTGTCACAGTGTGTGTGTGAAAGCTATGGAAAACATTTAGCAAAAATATAGAAacaagatctgtgatttcatttaaatTGGAAACTCCCACATGAGTAGATTTCTTTTACCAATGCAGAACGGCATCTTTGTTGGGAATTGCGCAGAACACAGAGAGCTTaagttaatttccttttttttttttttttttttggcaaggcaattggggttaagtgacttgtccagagtcacacaactggcaagtgttaagtgtctgaggctggatttgaacacaagtaCTTCTGATTTGAgagccagtgctctgtccactgtgccatctagctgccccttaagtGACTTTCTGAAGGTTATatgtatcagagatgggatttgaactcaagacttttaAGCTTTTTATCTGTTGAAACACACTGCCTTTCATTTGGAATGTTGTggagttgttgttgtttaaagaCCTCTCTAAGTTAACATTGACAGCCTTGTTTAATTGCTCCCAAACTTTGAGATGTGCATCTGACCCTAAGTCTTCTGTCCTtcttacagatgtggaaatgATGAGAACTTCTCTGCTCCTCTTCTGATGCTTTTGATGACTTAATCCCATCTCCTCAGGTGCCCCTTGGATTAGAAAAATCCAGGGTCCCCTGTTGGACTGCAAGGACATGTCTGTGGCCGTCAGGAAGCGGAGCTGGGAAGAGCACGTCACTCAGCGGATGGGATTGCTCCTTCATCCGGATGCTCCGATCCCAACATGCCACCATGGACTGGTAGCTGATAGCTTGCATACAAGCATGGAAAAAGAAGGGGCTCTGCCTGGGGGCCACCACCAAAGGTGGGCATCCCTGCCAGATTGCTGCCAGGCCTCCGAGCTGTCCAGCTGCCCTGAGAAGCTCCTAGGAAATGTTTCAAGGGAACTGGATGGAAATGACACTTGTGACGGGGAAGAAGGCCTCCTTTCCCTGGAAGCCAGCACAGAAACTCTGGTCCATGTATCTGATGAAGAGAGTAATCCAGAGATGAATTTGAGTGCTGTGAACCACTGGCCAAGCAGAGATAAAGAAACAGCAGGTCAATGGAGGCTGAATGGAACAGGTACTTTTGTAAAGACGCCACCAGGTCCTGAGGAAGATCAGGAGTTGCCTGTCTCTTTGGGGGCCTTGGAGATAGCCAGTGAACCTAATCATGAGTCTAGTCTTACGGAGGAGAGTAAAAAGAATTGGGACCCTAACAGGGACAACCAAGAGCTTGGCAGTGATCTCAGGATAAGTCAAGTCAGAGAGGCACCCAAAGCAGATTTCTCAGAATCTCTGAGTGCAAATGAAATTCTGCCTGAGAAACAGTTGCTCCATTCTGCTGTGATTGCTCAGCAACGGAGGAAATGTGCTGACACCATCAAAGATAGGAATGAGAGGCGTACTGGTGAGTCCCTACAGGATGGGTTCTCTGCCTCTCACTGTGCCGAGAAGACACAACTACAATCAGAAGATTCTGAAAGCTGCTTTGGGGAGTCTCCCTGTTGTCTCCACTCTCTGGATAAAAGTGACATCACACACTTGCACAGTGACCCTCAAAACAAACATCCCTCTGATGCTGGCTCCAGAGAGGGTGTGCCCTCGGAACATGAAACGCTTCCCATGACCACTGGGGAATTGTGTGGTGGGCAAGTCACTCTTCGAGAAAAAAAGGTAAGACCCATGCATGGACAAAGTTATTGTGTAATCATAGGCCTTGAAAATTTTCAAGTGAGCCAGCTTATTACTCAGCTTGAATGTAAATGACACCAGAAGAATTATCCTGGTTTCTTAGACAGTTGTTTGCTTGGTTGATTTGCAAGCTTCAGGGTTTTCTATATGTTGGTGCATTGAACATTCTATCAtccttgttttaaaataatattttgatgcATGTTTGGTAAAGATCCTGTATTTATTACTGTGGCATTACAGAGTTGAAACAGACCATAGaatatatctaaaaataatagtattaactagcatttatgtagcactatGTGCCAAGCAAGTATttcctcatttcatcctcacaactgGAAGATAAATGTATTAATACCCCTACTTTACAAAAGGGGAAATGGAGGCAAGCAGGAGTTAAGTAACTGTTCCACggtttcacagctagtaagtgcttgaggCAAGATTGGAACCCcagggtcttcctgactgtagatctagcactctatgcactatgacACCACCTAGACTGGTATCTCACCCAATCCAGGCTCACtcaatatttccttttaaaacacCTCCAACAAGGGACCACTGAGCTTTTGTGTGGGGGCTTCTGAGGAACAAGATCTCACTACCTTCCCCTCTTAAGGCAGCCTATTCTACTTTAAGGCAGCTCAAAATGATAGAGAACTTTtcctgaaatcaagaaaaattggCCTCTTTGTGACTTTCTCCCACTGCTTTTGATTGTCTGGTGATAAACTGAACACATTTAATCCCTCAACCTTGTGGCAGCCCTTCCAGTAATTAGAAACAGTTAGCCTATATCCCCCATAGCTTCTCTTTTCCAGGTGTAAGTTTCCTAGTTCCTCCAACTAATCCCCATGTAGCCCATGACTTTGAGGTGGTTCACCTCAAGCTGGATGCTCTCCAGCTCATCGATGGACTTCCAAAAATCTGGTGGCCAGAGCTGACTGCCATATCCCTGGTGGATCTTTACCAGAATAGAACCCTGAAGATTTCccagttcaattcaacatttattaattgacttGTATTGTGACACTGTATCATGCACTTCAATTCAAACAGAAAAATTGAAATGATCcttgttttcaaagagtttacattctgcaAACGCAATTATatattccattcttttttattgtacctTAACGTTAAATTAAGTGGATTGGTGGCCAAATGGCACCACTGATCCACATGAAAACCTCCAAATCTTTTTTCAACTGCTATCTGATCACCCCTACCCCTCTTCAAATGgtaagattgatttttttttaatctgagtgTAAGATGTCACCTTTACTCCTATCAAATGTCATCAGATGTTCTTACCTACCTAGATCTAATCATAGCATATATGTATGCTATTGCTCCCCAATGTGGAAGTTCTGAAATTTTAATAACCATGCCACCTGGGACCTTCAGTtaagtaaatgataaaaaatgttaaggaTAACAAGACCAAGAACAAATCCCTAGACATTTCCCCAGAAACTTCCTTCCAATTTTGCCACTATctattaatgattattttttggtTCTGACAGTCAGTCAAGTTCATTATATCTAGATAGATCATTTTCtaccatcctcttcctcctcctctctatcTGGTCCTTGTGGCAAGCATCTTATTCACAAAGGCAGCGCaacaaaatggagagaaaaaaacccTTTGAATTTAAAGTCAGAATACCTCATTCTGAATTCTAGGCTCTGACACTGTGTCTTTTTGAAATCCCCTTGTTAACTGGGatcttatttgcaaaatattagaGGGTTCAAcgaaatgacttctaaggtctcctGTAGCCTACATTTCTTCTAAATTACTTGGtccaaaattttaaaggaattaaatcTCCACTGGGCACTTTTAATATTGATGGCATTAATATTTAACTTATCCATGAAATATCCCTAATCCCCTTGTCTTCAGAAAGAAACAGGGACCATTCTtcattttagtatttcttttacCATTATGCTTTGTTCCCCTCTCCATTCATAGTTAAGTACATTGAGTCATCAGGACGTGATATCAGGTATTACTTTATAAAAGTACAGCAACTTTCACATTAACCTAACaaccattagaacataagctccttgaaggcagatactagctttcttttagtttctatttgtattcttgGTGCTTACCACAGAGCATGACACACAGCAATAACCTAATGGATGCTTAATGTAAATcgaagcaaatcttttcatactTTCTCTTTTGGTGCTTTTTGAACTTTGTGCCTGAGTGTTGGATCAGAATTCAGACAATTTTTCCTGAACACCCACTAAGTTTCTTCTTCCTCTAGGCTCATTCTTCACAGACATGACCTTCTCCAGTTATTTCCTGTCTCAGGAATCTTAAGAAGTGCTTCCATTTCTGAAGTACTTTGGCCTCCTCACACTGAGTCTATGAGATTGATAGCACAAGGATGTTTGTTCAGAAGGAAACTGGATcctcaagaagaaaataacttgCCACATAGTTATCAGGTCAAGACTGAGACCTGAAATCAGTTTTTCCAGTTTCACGACTAATGTTCTTCCTCCAGTCCAAGCTGCCTTCAtagtttcttcttttaattttctctgaTGCCCATTGCTGTTATAGAAATATGGAAGGGTGATCTTTTTGCCAAGAGCAAGATCTCCTTCCTGGTTTCTCTCTCCCCAAAGGTCAGCTGGGTAGCTTAGGAGAGAGATCTGGACTTGTATTTGGGAAATAACTGAATTCAAAGTCTGCCTCAGTCCTTTagaagctgtgtgacctgggaaagtcacttaacttatcttACCTTCAGTTTTCTTCCTTGCAACATGAGAAAACTACTTTTTGAGGTGATCTGGAATGCCCAATGAAGTAATGTATGAaaactacataaaaataaaagtgccATGTAATGTTGGTGCTCACAGTATTGTTCTTGTCAGGTAGTCAGGTTTTTCTAAGCTAGGGTTACTAATAACTTTAATAGACTATGTGTGTCAGGATCAAAGTTGTCATAGCCTAATATTTGCCATATGCCATCTTCCCCTTGTGTGCCCTGCTTCTGAACAAAAAACCTGATCGGGATCCCTGTAGCTACATTTTTCAGAAGACTTTTGGTGTTCCATTGTTTCAGGAGAAGTACAGAAATACCACCTGCATTCATTTCTCTGGGACCCTCTGAACCCCAAGGCAGGAAAGAGACCCTCCCAACTTCCAAGAAAAGTTCTTGGGATCATGAGAATGGGATGTTCCCCATATGAAAATGAGTAGTCCTACTGAGAATACAATGAATGAATTCTTTCTGCAAGGACTAAAGCAGTAGAGACACTTCTTTTTTGCCCTGTGGAAAGAAATCATGCCTTCTGCATAGGCAGGACCTTCTCCAGTTATTTCCTGTCTCTTATTTAGATGTTGGATTGCTAAGGATTCTGTTGTGTCAAAGATATTGACTGTGGTTTGGAGGTGGATTCATTtgaaaataacctgaaaagggATAACTCAATTGTAGGTGACAAAAAAGAAGGTATAGGAGGCCATGGTCCTTCAAAACACATCCCCTAGTCCTTGGTGTCATATTTTATTGTGTCAAACTAGGCTGTGTCCACTGAAATGGAGCCCGGATGGAGAGGAGAGTAGAAAACACACCACAATTACTGGTGGAAGGAAATTGAGAATGTTtcctataaaagaaaagaaaataagcaggCAGCCATGATAGTTGTCTCCAAGCATTTCCTCTGCCTAGGCCTAGAAAGCAGAATTAGCAATGGTGAGGAGAGGGAATCGAGTTCTGCTGGAGAAGATAGGAGAGGATGAAACTAATGGCATACAGAGACCAGGAAAAAAACTACCTTTTTGTCTGAGACGACATAAAGGAGGAGAGAGTATCAAAGTGGTATCAAAGCATTTTGAGATGAAGGGAATAGAGAAGAAATTCATGAAGAATAGCCTCAGTTTTCACTATAAACTTAGAAGCCAGGTACCTGACTGAGAGattgaagggagagaaggaaaagaaggagaaagtagaggcagatgaaaagaaggatgaagaggaggaggaagaatgggaggcttaaaaaggaaaagaaggtttGAGATTGTTTCTGCTGGGAATGAATAAGAGAATTAGCAAAGAATCCCAGATTCTGTCTCCCTTGGTAGCCATTTTGTAGTTCAAAGTGA of the Sarcophilus harrisii chromosome 6, mSarHar1.11, whole genome shotgun sequence genome contains:
- the LOC116419820 gene encoding rho GTPase-activating protein 7-like; amino-acid sequence: MSVAVRKRSWEEHVTQRMGLLLHPDAPIPTCHHGLVADSLHTSMEKEGALPGGHHQRWASLPDCCQASELSSCPEKLLGNVSRELDGNDTCDGEEGLLSLEASTETLVHVSDEESNPEMNLSAVNHWPSRDKETAGQWRLNGTGTFVKTPPGPEEDQELPVSLGALEIASEPNHESSLTEESKKNWDPNRDNQELGSDLRISQVREAPKADFSESLSANEILPEKQLLHSAVIAQQRRKCADTIKDRNERRTGESLQDGFSASHCAEKTQLQSEDSESCFGESPCCLHSLDKSDITHLHSDPQNKHPSDAGSREGVPSEHETLPMTTGELCGGQVTLREKKEGREDRGRGRLDSMALLIMKLDQLDRDIENALSTSPSPANPQVHQQKTIPDQESKDEGGENDRPINQNQVDLPPNLEAVALGAGPASVSPASSATKPKVSVSYKG